A window of the Risungbinella massiliensis genome harbors these coding sequences:
- a CDS encoding amino acid permease: MRETKEQHSENLTRDLKDRHIQLIAIGGAIGVGLFLGSAKAIKAAGPALALSYIIGGIAIFFIMRALGELAIYRPISGSFSAYADEFVGPWAGFITGWTYWFMWVTIVMAEATAIGLYVKYWFPQVPQWLAALLSIIVVYLINLLAVKVFGELEFWFALIKIVTILLLIVVGLTILLTGWGDTPVGFSNLWTHGGFFPNGTGGMLFALQMVMFAFIGVELIGVTAGETEDPEKNIPSAVNNVLWRILIFYVGALVVIMALYPWNQISEEASPFVLTFSRIGIPAAAGIINFVVITAALSSANSGIFSTGRMLMTLAKQNQAPKAMGKVSKQHVPSVGITASSIVLLVGVLLNFFIPEEAFVYITSVGTVGALWTWGMILYTHIKYREAVKAKRVPESNFKMPGAPFTNWIVLIYLLVVTIMLWFDPDTRIALIIGPIWFLILIISYQFVKKRQNTNQNAVR, from the coding sequence GTGAGGGAGACAAAAGAACAACACTCTGAGAATTTAACGAGAGATTTAAAAGACCGCCATATTCAATTGATTGCAATTGGAGGTGCCATTGGAGTCGGTTTATTTTTAGGGTCAGCCAAAGCAATAAAAGCCGCAGGGCCCGCTTTGGCACTTTCTTATATAATTGGCGGAATTGCAATCTTCTTTATCATGCGTGCACTTGGTGAACTTGCAATATATCGCCCTATTTCCGGCTCTTTTAGCGCCTATGCTGATGAATTTGTTGGACCGTGGGCTGGTTTTATTACTGGATGGACGTATTGGTTTATGTGGGTCACCATTGTAATGGCAGAGGCAACGGCAATAGGTTTATATGTGAAATATTGGTTCCCTCAAGTTCCACAATGGTTGGCTGCACTACTTTCGATTATAGTCGTCTATCTTATAAATCTGCTAGCTGTAAAAGTTTTTGGTGAATTAGAGTTCTGGTTTGCTTTAATTAAAATTGTTACGATCCTACTACTCATCGTGGTAGGCTTAACCATTCTCTTAACCGGTTGGGGAGATACTCCAGTAGGGTTTTCTAATCTCTGGACTCACGGCGGTTTTTTCCCTAATGGAACAGGAGGCATGCTCTTTGCTTTGCAGATGGTTATGTTTGCATTTATTGGGGTTGAGTTAATCGGAGTAACGGCTGGTGAAACAGAAGATCCAGAAAAAAATATTCCTTCTGCTGTGAACAATGTACTTTGGAGAATCCTTATATTTTATGTTGGAGCACTAGTTGTAATCATGGCACTTTATCCATGGAATCAAATCAGTGAAGAGGCAAGCCCTTTTGTTTTAACTTTTTCTAGAATTGGAATCCCCGCTGCTGCGGGAATTATTAACTTTGTTGTAATAACTGCCGCTTTGTCTTCAGCAAATAGTGGTATTTTTAGTACTGGTCGTATGTTAATGACTTTAGCTAAACAAAACCAAGCACCTAAAGCAATGGGGAAGGTTAGTAAACAACATGTTCCTTCAGTTGGTATTACTGCATCATCTATTGTTTTATTAGTTGGTGTTCTACTTAACTTTTTCATTCCCGAAGAAGCATTTGTATATATTACGAGTGTAGGTACGGTAGGCGCTCTTTGGACATGGGGAATGATTTTGTATACTCATATAAAATATCGTGAGGCTGTAAAAGCAAAACGAGTACCAGAAAGTAATTTTAAAATGCCTGGTGCCCCTTTTACTAACTGGATTGTTTTGATTTACCTTCTAGTAGTTACAATTATGCTTTGGTTTGATCCTGATACACGAATCGCCCTCATTATTGGGCCAATTTGGTTTCTGATTCTCATTATTAGCTACCAATTTGTAAAGAAGCGTCAAAACACTAACCAGAATGCAGTTAGGTAA
- a CDS encoding Cof-type HAD-IIB family hydrolase produces the protein MKNQYLIAIDLDGTLLRNDKTISDRTKNAVQQISKQGHIVCISTGRPFRLSQQYYEELGLTTPIININGGHVHYPNNPQFSGHYHYISAEIAQSVFDLAENQFVVKNILMETKQKIFIRHEFCSVFNLRSSSDQIHFNFEKKHLSEGPASILIHVGEVEFDSIMGVLKQHFDNHCTFYSWGAPHYVIELNPIGTNKAIGLKKVADHFQIPRHRIIALGDSSNDYEMIQYAGIGVAMGNGLEEIKLMANEVTLNNEEDGVAIFLEKMFPIR, from the coding sequence ATGAAAAATCAATATCTGATCGCAATCGACCTTGATGGTACACTTTTGCGTAATGATAAAACTATCTCGGATCGTACCAAAAATGCTGTCCAGCAAATAAGCAAACAAGGTCATATTGTATGTATCTCAACTGGGCGGCCCTTTCGCCTTTCTCAACAATATTATGAAGAACTCGGATTAACTACACCGATCATTAATATAAATGGAGGACATGTGCACTATCCGAACAATCCCCAATTTAGTGGACATTATCACTATATTTCTGCAGAAATTGCCCAATCTGTATTCGATCTAGCAGAAAATCAATTTGTAGTTAAGAATATACTGATGGAAACTAAGCAAAAAATATTTATCCGACATGAATTTTGTTCCGTTTTCAATTTGCGTTCTTCTTCTGATCAAATCCATTTTAACTTTGAGAAAAAGCATCTTTCAGAAGGCCCTGCTAGTATTTTGATTCATGTAGGAGAAGTTGAATTCGATTCTATTATGGGAGTATTAAAGCAACATTTTGATAATCATTGTACTTTTTATAGCTGGGGAGCGCCACATTATGTAATTGAGTTAAACCCGATTGGTACGAATAAAGCCATTGGGCTGAAAAAAGTGGCAGATCACTTTCAAATACCAAGACATAGAATAATCGCACTTGGTGATAGTAGTAATGATTATGAGATGATTCAGTATGCGGGAATTGGCGTGGCGATGGGGAATGGATTGGAAGAAATAAAACTAATGGCTAATGAAGTGACGCTTAATAACGAAGAGGATGGTGTGGCTATATTTTTGGAGAAGATGTTTCCTATTAGATAG
- a CDS encoding O-antigen polymerase codes for MLYIMVWFTIVLFSVLLFRNAAGTLSLSKLNLHSFIFYYSLLVSSYIGSLLIVLNIDQSYIIKKIMFEESREVGFWLVSMAMLLLPLTMVITSRLMGFHPDGEFQKYWNAPLEEIYTEKKSRVDFYRCFVVLASVSLFAVAYTLWKTFPFPLYEAIIGSGSDLAVGRITAKGQISGAGNYLKNIMGIGLTPLLSMVAYAYAVMTREKKWWYWFSVLFIGALLIQLYDLQKAPVLFYFAMFLLLRMWIGKTKLNAFRISALALAGVVYLIGIYTVFGVGGSDLFSYNKGPVGRIILTQVAPMYTYVDRYDEVYPYLQEEGLPPTILKIYGEDPVRSAAKLMADLFPEKVEAGTAGVLNTLYIGELYASFGWFGVILGTVYLGIIIQVLYVLILRLPKHPIFLSLLIFFTVNIPRALVGGFSDLIFNIVWISLTVIILLPLFFISLRDFRITREMVKK; via the coding sequence ATGCTGTATATTATGGTTTGGTTTACCATCGTTCTCTTCTCTGTTCTGCTCTTTCGTAATGCAGCCGGAACACTATCACTTAGTAAACTAAACCTTCACTCTTTTATTTTTTATTACTCCTTGCTGGTATCGAGCTACATAGGTTCCCTACTCATCGTTTTAAACATAGATCAGTCTTACATCATTAAAAAAATTATGTTTGAAGAATCGAGAGAAGTGGGCTTTTGGTTAGTTAGTATGGCAATGCTATTGCTACCGCTTACGATGGTAATTACCTCAAGGTTAATGGGATTTCATCCAGATGGTGAGTTTCAAAAATATTGGAATGCACCTTTAGAGGAGATCTATACCGAAAAGAAATCGAGGGTCGACTTTTACCGATGTTTTGTTGTTTTAGCCAGCGTTTCACTATTTGCAGTGGCGTATACACTTTGGAAGACCTTTCCCTTTCCTCTTTATGAAGCGATTATAGGATCAGGATCGGATTTAGCTGTGGGGAGGATTACTGCAAAGGGACAAATATCTGGAGCAGGAAACTACCTTAAAAATATTATGGGAATAGGTCTCACACCTCTCCTTTCTATGGTTGCTTATGCTTATGCAGTCATGACAAGAGAGAAAAAATGGTGGTACTGGTTCTCTGTTCTATTTATAGGGGCTCTGCTGATTCAATTGTACGACTTACAAAAAGCGCCTGTACTTTTCTATTTTGCGATGTTTTTGCTGCTGAGAATGTGGATTGGTAAGACCAAACTCAATGCTTTTCGAATATCTGCGCTTGCGTTAGCTGGTGTTGTTTATTTGATTGGGATCTATACAGTATTTGGTGTTGGAGGGAGCGATCTTTTTTCCTACAACAAAGGTCCTGTTGGCAGGATCATCCTGACTCAAGTAGCGCCTATGTATACTTATGTAGATCGTTATGATGAGGTATATCCTTATCTCCAAGAAGAAGGATTACCACCGACTATTTTAAAGATTTATGGAGAAGATCCGGTACGAAGCGCAGCTAAGCTAATGGCAGATCTATTTCCTGAAAAAGTAGAGGCAGGAACAGCGGGAGTATTAAATACCCTTTATATCGGGGAACTATATGCGTCTTTTGGCTGGTTTGGAGTCATTTTGGGGACGGTCTATCTAGGGATTATAATTCAGGTATTGTATGTATTGATCTTACGATTGCCTAAGCACCCAATATTCTTAAGTCTATTGATTTTCTTTACAGTGAATATACCGCGTGCACTAGTGGGTGGATTTTCTGATCTAATCTTCAATATCGTTTGGATTAGTCTAACGGTTATTATTTTGCTCCCCTTGTTTTTTATTTCGTTGCGTGATTTTCGAATCACAAGAGAAATGGTTAAAAAGTAG
- a CDS encoding lipopolysaccharide biosynthesis protein, which yields MLAQLKRFAGDSLIYALMSVGTKIIAFIMTPFYSKALTQDEFGALGVIDSTLSIISFLVIFGTDSALAYYYMEAKDLKKKEAYVRNVMTFRLLVAGVMTVVFILFGEQLSDIVANSPSFYFALQISMITIILDTINVLILTVLRFDFQSSRVAVLTFTKIALIAAFAYLYLTYVDQSLNGLMYSRLLSALLILVFTFSEVWKYVRPQIDLSIWKEILIYATPLVPASLAFWIINSSNRYIVFLFESKAAATSVNAHLVPIFAFASVVTLFTYGIQMAWRPYSMKLKDREDAKELFAKVYVVILALGLLAVIVITTVSPWLMSFADPEYWDGYKYIGFFSLAGFLNFFYLIVTVGMFIQKKTGKVTTAFLIASVLNLVLNLLLYPNFKIWGFVISNNITYLFVLLYLYRYSQSIYQVPAKTGKLGFMLLQAVLTIGAITYIQTNDLPWFWIVLSWLYFLGSLLLIRIDRDLRIKA from the coding sequence TTGTTAGCCCAATTAAAACGATTTGCTGGGGATTCACTCATCTATGCATTGATGAGTGTGGGGACGAAGATTATTGCTTTTATCATGACGCCTTTTTATTCGAAGGCCCTGACACAAGATGAGTTTGGAGCTTTAGGTGTAATTGACTCTACTCTCTCGATCATTTCTTTTCTTGTTATCTTTGGGACTGATTCCGCCCTAGCTTATTACTACATGGAAGCAAAAGATCTTAAGAAAAAAGAGGCTTATGTCAGGAATGTTATGACATTTCGCCTTTTGGTAGCTGGAGTTATGACAGTTGTTTTCATTTTATTTGGTGAGCAGTTATCTGATATAGTAGCTAACAGTCCAAGTTTTTACTTTGCCCTTCAGATTAGTATGATCACGATCATATTAGATACAATAAATGTGCTAATCCTGACTGTTCTTCGATTTGACTTTCAATCTTCACGAGTAGCGGTATTAACCTTTACAAAAATCGCATTGATTGCGGCATTTGCTTATTTGTACTTAACTTATGTAGATCAATCATTAAATGGGTTGATGTACTCTAGACTATTAAGTGCATTACTTATATTAGTCTTTACCTTCTCGGAAGTATGGAAGTACGTACGGCCTCAGATAGATTTATCCATATGGAAGGAAATACTGATCTATGCAACACCTCTAGTACCAGCGTCGTTAGCTTTTTGGATTATTAATTCATCTAATCGATATATCGTTTTTCTCTTTGAATCAAAAGCAGCAGCTACATCGGTTAATGCGCATTTAGTACCAATATTTGCCTTCGCTTCTGTTGTTACACTGTTTACTTACGGTATTCAAATGGCATGGCGACCTTATTCTATGAAACTGAAAGACCGAGAAGATGCGAAGGAGTTATTTGCTAAAGTATACGTTGTAATATTGGCTTTGGGGTTATTAGCAGTCATAGTAATAACTACAGTAAGCCCTTGGCTAATGAGCTTCGCGGATCCAGAATATTGGGATGGCTATAAGTATATTGGCTTTTTTTCTCTAGCGGGCTTTCTTAATTTCTTTTATTTGATTGTCACCGTTGGGATGTTTATTCAGAAAAAGACAGGCAAAGTAACGACTGCTTTTCTCATTGCTTCAGTCTTAAACCTAGTTTTAAATTTGTTGCTTTATCCTAACTTCAAGATCTGGGGTTTTGTTATTTCCAATAACATAACGTATCTTTTTGTGTTGCTCTATCTATATCGCTATAGCCAATCTATTTACCAAGTACCAGCTAAAACGGGCAAGCTCGGCTTTATGCTCCTACAGGCTGTTCTTACCATTGGTGCCATTACTTATATTCAGACAAATGATTTACCATGGTTTTGGATTGTACTATCTTGGCTTTACTTCCTAGGATCTCTTTTGCTTATACGAATCGATCGGGATCTTCGAATAAAGGCATAA